The following coding sequences lie in one Changpingibacter yushuensis genomic window:
- a CDS encoding IS3 family transposase — MKRQPARHYPWTVKLSAVERMNAGQSVKDIAGDLGIVNHMLLYKWMRLWNQEGERALMTRREKREADGLATRAQLEKSLPDDPDELRRLAARLLVEKHVLEHELDLVKKDGGVIPGQLSNLNKTRIIDRLRARLPFVMLLEACAISASSYHYCRGVLERPDKYGELAGRIEKIAGDSGFTYGSARVWLKLKRLGVTVSEKVVRRLMKEHQIPVYYAHRKRRYSSYEGETSPAPDDHVKRNFHADEPDRLWLTDVSEFAASDAKVYLSPMIDCCDGKVVAWQTSRRPDKVMTQSMLEAAIASLPTERHDALRDDKEAIPLIIHSDRGGHYRSAEWIETTKAAGITRSMGRKGCSPDNAACEGFFGRMKTEMFYGHTWTSAAQLETAINDYLIFYNTERLKTSLGGTIQENRDKMEKPEPSRKQS, encoded by the coding sequence GTGAAGAGGCAGCCTGCCCGCCACTATCCATGGACTGTTAAGTTGAGCGCCGTGGAGCGGATGAATGCTGGCCAATCAGTTAAAGACATTGCTGGGGATCTCGGCATTGTTAACCATATGCTGTTGTATAAGTGGATGCGGCTATGGAACCAAGAAGGTGAGCGGGCCCTGATGACTAGACGTGAGAAACGCGAGGCTGATGGGTTAGCCACTCGAGCTCAACTAGAGAAGTCATTGCCGGATGATCCTGACGAGTTGCGTCGTTTGGCGGCCAGGCTTCTAGTGGAAAAGCATGTGTTGGAACACGAGCTTGATCTGGTAAAAAAAGACGGGGGCGTCATCCCGGGACAACTGTCGAACCTGAACAAGACACGCATCATTGACCGGTTGCGTGCTCGTCTTCCTTTCGTGATGCTGCTGGAGGCGTGCGCGATCTCGGCCAGTAGCTACCACTATTGTCGGGGTGTGCTTGAACGTCCCGACAAGTATGGCGAGCTCGCTGGCAGGATTGAGAAGATTGCTGGCGATTCGGGCTTTACGTATGGTTCTGCACGGGTCTGGCTCAAACTCAAGCGTCTTGGGGTGACTGTTTCTGAGAAGGTTGTTCGTCGCTTGATGAAAGAACATCAGATCCCGGTTTATTACGCTCACCGCAAGCGTCGCTATTCCAGTTATGAGGGAGAGACAAGCCCGGCCCCAGATGATCACGTCAAGAGGAATTTTCATGCTGATGAGCCTGACAGACTATGGCTCACTGATGTCAGTGAGTTTGCTGCTTCGGACGCCAAGGTCTATCTCAGCCCGATGATTGATTGCTGTGATGGGAAAGTGGTGGCGTGGCAGACGAGTCGACGACCGGACAAGGTGATGACGCAGTCGATGCTGGAAGCTGCGATCGCGAGTTTGCCTACCGAGCGCCACGACGCTTTACGTGATGATAAGGAAGCTATCCCACTGATTATTCATAGCGATCGTGGTGGACATTACCGGAGCGCTGAATGGATCGAGACCACGAAGGCTGCTGGGATCACCCGCTCGATGGGAAGGAAGGGATGTAGTCCCGATAACGCGGCCTGTGAAGGATTCTTCGGACGTATGAAAACGGAAATGTTCTACGGTCACACCTGGACCAGTGCCGCACAGCTCGAGACGGCAATCAATGATTACCTTATCTTCTATAACACAGAGCGCTTGAAAACATCCCTTGGAGGCACCATCCAAGAAAACCGTGACAAAATGGAGAAACCAGAACCATCCAGAAAACAGTCCTGA
- a CDS encoding substrate-binding domain-containing protein, producing the protein MAACSGGGTTSSSADSSEVSAQALEVAERAVEGKVMSTGANGEEAASADVADLTDDEIQQIKDAGLTAALVFHYDGNDWYNAQVAGIEAEAEKLGIEIISITGADFKPDKQVTNLETVLAQDPDIILSIPTDATATADEYKKVAESGTTLVFMDQPANGLVAGEDYVSVVSADNYGNGVASAHILAESIGGEGQIAAIYHDADFFVTEQRYEGFKKTIEEDYPNIEIVAAKGDDGTVDNAQQDAAAIIQQNPNLKGFWAPWDVPAEGVMAAARESGRTDLMISTIDLGNSMAVAMAQNQLIVGTSAQRPYDQGVTELAIAAGSRVLGKEYPSYVALQALPVTSTNLADAWQTIYHADLPDDVADLMK; encoded by the coding sequence ATGGCAGCTTGTTCTGGCGGGGGAACGACTTCGTCGAGCGCAGATTCTTCAGAAGTTAGCGCGCAGGCTCTCGAGGTTGCCGAGCGGGCAGTTGAAGGCAAAGTGATGTCAACGGGTGCAAATGGTGAAGAAGCGGCTTCTGCGGATGTGGCGGATCTTACCGACGACGAAATCCAGCAGATTAAGGATGCTGGGCTTACTGCGGCACTTGTTTTTCACTATGATGGCAACGATTGGTATAACGCACAGGTTGCCGGCATTGAAGCAGAGGCAGAGAAGCTCGGCATCGAAATCATCTCGATAACTGGTGCTGATTTCAAGCCAGACAAGCAAGTTACCAACCTTGAGACTGTCCTCGCGCAGGATCCGGACATTATCTTGTCGATTCCCACTGATGCAACCGCCACGGCAGATGAATACAAGAAGGTTGCCGAATCTGGCACGACTTTGGTCTTTATGGATCAGCCAGCAAACGGCCTAGTCGCTGGTGAAGATTATGTGTCGGTGGTTTCAGCGGACAATTACGGCAACGGTGTAGCGTCCGCTCACATCCTTGCCGAATCTATCGGTGGAGAGGGCCAGATTGCGGCGATTTATCATGACGCAGACTTCTTCGTGACCGAGCAACGCTACGAAGGATTCAAGAAGACTATTGAGGAGGATTATCCCAATATCGAGATTGTTGCCGCTAAGGGAGACGATGGAACGGTCGACAATGCTCAGCAGGACGCTGCGGCGATCATCCAACAGAATCCTAATCTTAAGGGATTCTGGGCTCCATGGGACGTACCAGCTGAGGGTGTTATGGCCGCAGCGCGGGAATCCGGGCGCACCGATCTCATGATTTCAACTATTGACCTCGGTAACTCTATGGCTGTAGCTATGGCCCAGAATCAGCTTATCGTTGGAACGTCTGCACAGAGGCCGTACGACCAAGGAGTTACGGAGCTGGCAATCGCTGCTGGTTCGCGCGTGTTAGGCAAGGAATACCCATCGTATGTGGCACTACAAGCCCTTCCTGTGACTAGCACCAATCTTGCTGACGCGTGGCAAACGATCTACCATGCAGATCTTCCGGATGATGTTGCGGATTTGATGAAGTAG
- a CDS encoding aldose-1-epimerase, whose product MGPNGKVVRLTAGEYEASVASSGAMLATLTKSGRNIVVPVDVDHDLPVAYQGKSLIPWPNRITGGTYTFAGRTLQVPINESATSAALHGLGCWSDWAIVSRSEDAVTFATDVLPSYGYPFALHVTCTYKVSAGTGLSVHISAQNTGANSAPYGVSSHPYLANGDGIDECELTVPASLMLQVDERLAPDHLDPVEDAGTDFREGRIIGTQQVDNAFTGLPDGEWEVRLSRTGAGTVVMASSDPWVQVYTGELVGRRGVAIEPMTCAPNAFNSGDGLIVLAPGQSHEFSWTLRFDD is encoded by the coding sequence GTGGGTCCCAACGGCAAAGTAGTCAGACTGACCGCAGGAGAATACGAGGCCAGTGTTGCGAGTTCAGGAGCCATGCTCGCAACTCTTACGAAGAGCGGCCGCAACATCGTGGTGCCGGTAGACGTGGATCACGATCTTCCCGTTGCATATCAGGGCAAGTCGCTTATCCCGTGGCCCAACCGGATCACCGGTGGCACGTACACATTTGCTGGCCGTACGCTGCAGGTGCCGATCAACGAATCGGCAACTAGCGCAGCTCTGCATGGCTTGGGGTGTTGGAGTGACTGGGCAATCGTCAGTAGGTCTGAGGATGCTGTCACGTTCGCAACCGACGTTCTTCCTTCATACGGATATCCGTTCGCCTTGCATGTGACGTGCACGTATAAGGTCAGCGCAGGGACTGGACTTAGCGTACATATTTCGGCTCAGAACACCGGTGCAAACAGCGCTCCCTACGGAGTCTCATCTCACCCGTACCTCGCTAATGGTGACGGCATCGACGAATGCGAACTGACGGTACCCGCATCTCTCATGCTTCAGGTAGACGAGCGGCTAGCGCCCGACCACCTTGATCCGGTCGAAGATGCTGGTACCGACTTCCGTGAGGGGCGCATAATCGGCACCCAACAGGTAGACAACGCTTTCACTGGACTTCCAGACGGAGAGTGGGAGGTACGGCTCTCGCGCACAGGCGCAGGAACCGTGGTCATGGCCTCTTCCGATCCGTGGGTGCAGGTGTACACGGGCGAACTCGTGGGGCGGCGTGGGGTCGCTATTGAGCCCATGACCTGTGCGCCTAACGCATTCAACTCGGGCGATGGACTCATTGTCCTAGCGCCGGGGCAGAGCCACGAGTTCAGTTGGACGCTTCGTTTTGACGATTAA
- a CDS encoding cation:proton antiporter, whose protein sequence is MLGAVLSPTDAVATSIVKSTGVSPRIVAILEGEGLLNDATALVMLRTAITAAATAFSLWGVVGMVVYSVVMAAAIGYVVGRLNLCVRRNRTNTIATTTLSLVVPFVAMVPAEQLEASGLVAAVVAGLVSGQGAAKHFSPQQRTSDAQTWATIEFILEGVVFLTMGLQFHTLLEDLPTHNLEVVGRAVAIALIALVGSLAIRALFVAPLLAILRRRSLRQSKMKPKLELFQEVLAGDGVKEALESVRQTGELPDGAVTNQQRAQLEEHLPGRYTIRRRWLTRTRKRTLTIGQLRSRLTRTLADTEYFLASPLTERDGAVVVWAGMRGAITVAAAQSLPANTPQRSYLVLIAFLVAGFSLLIQGGTLKQFVVWVKPTPGSSPEQVQADADDLQSLLDAAAEEYMERAQPKDDTELGTIVARRTQLLHIRDDHTFEASLLQSALANLDAQQIVLEMQQAPFLNAGD, encoded by the coding sequence GTGTTGGGTGCCGTCTTGAGCCCAACCGATGCGGTTGCGACGTCCATCGTCAAATCCACGGGGGTCTCACCGCGAATAGTTGCCATCCTTGAGGGTGAAGGGCTTCTCAATGATGCGACTGCATTGGTCATGCTTCGTACGGCAATTACTGCTGCCGCGACCGCCTTCAGCTTGTGGGGCGTGGTCGGGATGGTCGTCTACTCTGTTGTGATGGCCGCAGCGATCGGCTACGTCGTCGGGCGATTGAATCTGTGTGTGCGGCGAAACCGGACAAATACGATTGCGACGACGACGCTCTCCCTCGTCGTTCCGTTTGTTGCGATGGTACCGGCCGAGCAATTGGAAGCGTCGGGCTTGGTGGCGGCAGTAGTTGCGGGGCTAGTAAGTGGACAAGGCGCTGCAAAGCACTTTTCTCCGCAGCAACGTACCTCAGATGCCCAAACCTGGGCAACCATCGAATTCATTCTTGAGGGCGTTGTCTTCCTGACGATGGGGCTCCAGTTCCACACGCTTCTAGAGGATTTACCCACCCACAACTTGGAAGTAGTCGGCAGGGCCGTCGCGATTGCATTGATCGCTCTTGTGGGTAGTTTGGCTATTCGTGCGTTGTTTGTTGCGCCTTTGTTGGCAATACTCCGGCGGCGCTCACTGCGTCAATCCAAGATGAAGCCAAAGCTGGAGCTCTTCCAAGAGGTTCTTGCTGGCGACGGTGTGAAGGAGGCCCTTGAGAGCGTCAGACAGACGGGGGAGCTTCCTGACGGCGCAGTGACGAACCAGCAACGTGCTCAGCTTGAGGAGCACCTGCCAGGGCGATACACAATACGCCGGCGATGGTTAACTCGAACGCGCAAGCGAACTTTGACCATTGGGCAGTTACGGAGCCGATTGACCCGCACGCTGGCCGATACTGAGTACTTCTTGGCTTCACCGCTAACGGAGCGCGACGGCGCCGTCGTCGTATGGGCGGGTATGCGCGGCGCGATAACGGTCGCGGCGGCACAGAGCCTTCCGGCCAATACACCTCAACGGTCCTACCTTGTTCTCATTGCGTTTCTCGTAGCAGGATTCTCGCTCCTCATTCAAGGCGGGACACTCAAGCAATTCGTGGTATGGGTGAAACCCACGCCAGGATCTTCTCCAGAGCAAGTCCAAGCAGATGCAGACGACCTTCAATCTCTTCTCGACGCCGCTGCTGAGGAATACATGGAACGGGCACAGCCCAAGGATGACACTGAGCTGGGTACGATTGTTGCTCGACGAACCCAACTACTTCATATCCGCGACGATCACACCTTTGAGGCGTCATTACTGCAGAGCGCCCTAGCGAACCTGGATGCGCAGCAAATAGTGCTCGAAATGCAGCAGGCACCATTCCTCAACGCCGGTGACTAG
- a CDS encoding xylulokinase, producing the protein MNQHRPFVAGVDSSTQSCKVVIVDPSTGSIVRQGKASHPDGTEIDPKYWWDAFLLAVEEAGGLDDVAAISVGGQQHGMVCLDELGEVIRPALLWNDTRSGGSAKDLIVELGEGDVELGAARWAERTGSVPVASLTVTKLRWLADHEPENAKRIAAVCLPHDWLTWKIMGATSLGDLVTDRSDASGTGYMSNTAPEYSQDLLGLALHRDVADVAGIALPRILGPWETAGCGDPARGWESILVCPGCGDNAGAALGLDLKPGEAMLSLGTSGVVAVISDHPVSDPTGLVTGFSDATGNWLPLACTLNASRIIDAMARMIGVDYKEFDELALSVPDAAGLSLLPYFEGERTPNLPDATATLSGMTLANTDPAHVARAGVEGLLNLMRGALDAVGNLDVRVETVHLVGGGAKSSAVQELAESMLDARVTLPEAAEYVALGAARQAGEVLKASGR; encoded by the coding sequence ATGAACCAGCATCGCCCATTCGTCGCGGGTGTAGACTCTTCGACCCAGTCTTGCAAGGTCGTCATTGTTGATCCGTCAACCGGATCTATTGTTAGGCAAGGCAAGGCATCGCATCCAGACGGCACTGAGATCGATCCGAAGTACTGGTGGGATGCGTTCCTTTTGGCGGTCGAAGAAGCCGGTGGGCTCGACGACGTCGCAGCCATATCGGTTGGGGGGCAACAACATGGAATGGTCTGCCTGGACGAGTTAGGTGAAGTCATTCGGCCTGCCCTCCTGTGGAACGACACGCGATCCGGCGGATCCGCCAAGGACCTGATTGTGGAACTTGGTGAAGGAGATGTGGAACTAGGAGCTGCTCGATGGGCAGAGCGGACCGGATCAGTTCCTGTTGCGTCTCTTACGGTCACAAAACTGCGTTGGTTGGCCGATCACGAGCCGGAGAATGCCAAGAGAATAGCTGCTGTTTGCCTGCCGCATGATTGGCTTACATGGAAGATCATGGGGGCGACGTCGCTGGGGGATCTCGTGACAGATCGTTCGGATGCTTCGGGAACAGGCTACATGAGCAACACTGCGCCAGAGTACTCTCAGGACTTGCTGGGCCTGGCTTTGCATCGTGATGTTGCCGATGTTGCAGGCATTGCTTTGCCGCGCATTCTCGGGCCGTGGGAAACGGCTGGATGTGGGGATCCCGCGCGAGGCTGGGAATCAATTCTTGTCTGTCCCGGGTGTGGTGACAACGCTGGTGCAGCTCTGGGACTTGATCTCAAACCCGGAGAAGCGATGCTTTCACTTGGCACGTCAGGGGTGGTAGCTGTGATCAGCGACCACCCGGTTTCTGATCCAACTGGGCTGGTAACTGGATTCTCAGATGCCACTGGGAATTGGCTGCCCTTGGCATGCACACTCAACGCATCCCGCATCATAGATGCGATGGCACGCATGATCGGAGTGGATTACAAGGAATTTGACGAGCTGGCATTGTCGGTTCCTGACGCTGCTGGTCTCAGTTTGCTGCCGTATTTCGAAGGTGAGCGCACGCCCAACCTACCTGATGCAACCGCGACGCTTTCCGGGATGACGTTGGCAAATACGGATCCGGCCCATGTCGCGAGGGCTGGTGTTGAAGGCCTGCTCAACCTTATGCGTGGCGCCTTGGACGCCGTAGGCAACCTAGACGTGCGTGTCGAGACGGTCCATCTGGTTGGCGGCGGCGCGAAATCTTCCGCAGTCCAAGAGTTGGCGGAGTCCATGTTGGATGCGCGGGTGACTTTGCCTGAGGCAGCTGAGTACGTGGCGTTGGGGGCGGCGCGCCAAGCGGGTGAGGTCTTGAAGGCTTCCGGCCGCTGA
- a CDS encoding sugar ABC transporter ATP-binding protein yields the protein MERRAKTADAKDDSASILPIVDMRHICKQFAGVSVLDDVFFDVFPGEVHALAGGNGAGKSTLMKILRGVYSRDAGTVQVDGQEYDSLTIEAARTAGVGMVFQEFSLVPTMTVAENIFMGAETLDHSVFLDKRAMIARSQELLERLGVDVEPTTEVGTLSTGYWQLTEIAKAIRANTKVLILDEPTAALSTAEIRKLFDIIENLKTQGIAVIYISHRMDEIRQIADRITILRNGKNYKTRLLASITDEEIIRGIAGNRASVLAKRESISGKSGLLLDMCDVSTDHISNVTLHINEGEVVGLAGLMGSGRTEVTRALFGIDKITKGTVKLKEMKYSPSDPQASINSGVALVPEDRRKQGLIVSHSVQENLTLNRLRESRSYGLLSNKKIKAMAESLMDRFAIKADRATGPVSRLSGGNQQKVVIAKWLGREPDLLIMDEPTAGVDIGTKTEVLKEVVGYADQGKGVLFISSEFPEMISVCDRYYIMKAGTVVGSVDANEIDTEEDLMLAITHAGLKTGTGIGSEDEL from the coding sequence ATGGAACGACGAGCAAAGACGGCAGATGCTAAAGACGACTCTGCGTCAATTCTGCCAATTGTGGATATGCGCCATATTTGCAAGCAGTTCGCAGGCGTATCTGTTTTGGACGACGTCTTCTTTGATGTGTTTCCCGGAGAAGTCCATGCCCTCGCGGGAGGCAACGGTGCAGGAAAATCTACGTTAATGAAGATTCTGCGAGGTGTCTACTCGCGGGATGCGGGAACGGTGCAAGTTGATGGTCAAGAATATGATTCTCTGACCATCGAGGCAGCGCGCACGGCTGGGGTTGGGATGGTTTTCCAAGAATTCTCGCTGGTGCCGACCATGACTGTAGCGGAGAACATCTTCATGGGTGCGGAAACGTTAGACCATTCTGTCTTCCTAGACAAAAGAGCGATGATTGCACGATCACAGGAACTACTCGAGCGACTAGGCGTAGATGTTGAACCAACCACAGAAGTAGGCACTCTCTCAACCGGATACTGGCAATTGACGGAGATCGCCAAGGCGATCAGAGCCAATACTAAAGTGCTGATACTAGATGAACCGACAGCGGCACTCTCAACGGCCGAAATTCGAAAGCTATTTGACATCATTGAGAATCTCAAGACTCAGGGTATCGCTGTTATCTACATATCTCATCGTATGGATGAGATACGGCAGATTGCGGACCGTATTACTATCCTCCGCAACGGCAAGAACTACAAGACTCGGTTACTAGCCTCAATTACCGATGAAGAGATCATAAGGGGGATTGCCGGAAATCGCGCGTCAGTTCTCGCGAAACGCGAATCTATCAGCGGAAAATCAGGTCTCTTACTCGATATGTGTGACGTTAGTACGGACCATATCTCCAACGTCACCTTGCATATTAACGAGGGCGAAGTTGTCGGACTTGCGGGGCTGATGGGCTCAGGAAGAACTGAGGTTACGCGCGCACTTTTTGGAATCGACAAGATTACTAAGGGCACTGTCAAATTGAAGGAGATGAAGTATAGTCCGTCAGATCCTCAAGCATCTATCAATTCAGGAGTTGCTCTTGTCCCGGAAGACCGACGCAAGCAAGGGCTGATTGTTAGCCACTCAGTCCAGGAGAATCTGACGCTGAATCGCCTACGAGAGAGCCGTTCATATGGATTGTTGTCCAATAAGAAGATCAAAGCAATGGCTGAAAGCCTTATGGATAGATTCGCAATCAAAGCTGACCGTGCCACTGGTCCGGTGTCCCGGCTTTCAGGAGGTAATCAACAGAAAGTGGTGATCGCTAAGTGGCTTGGTCGAGAGCCGGATCTCCTCATTATGGATGAGCCAACTGCGGGCGTCGACATCGGTACTAAGACCGAGGTGCTGAAAGAAGTTGTTGGATACGCGGATCAAGGAAAGGGAGTGCTATTCATTTCATCAGAATTTCCAGAGATGATTTCCGTATGTGATCGCTACTACATCATGAAGGCTGGGACCGTGGTGGGTTCTGTCGATGCAAATGAAATTGATACTGAAGAAGATTTAATGCTTGCGATCACACATGCGGGTTTAAAGACTGGAACGGGTATTGGTAGTGAGGACGAGCTATGA
- the xylA gene encoding xylose isomerase, whose protein sequence is MSDLWNVDAIPFVGKASKVQGLGFRYYEPERIVAGKPMKDWLRFAVAYWHTFDQRLVDPFGDGTAQRPYDRFTDPMDQALAKVDYTFEFYRKLNVKYFCFHDRDLAPEGDTLRETNAKLDRVVDRIAELQAETGITPLWNTSSLFTNPRFVSGAGTSPYAKVFTYSAGQLKHSLEIAKRLGSENYVFWGGREGYENLWNTDLRREQEHMARLLQMSVDYAKEIGLDAQFLIEPKPKEPTTHQYDFDAATTIAFLKTHGLDDHFKLNLEGNHANLAGHTYQHEIRVARVAGMLGSLDANQGDKLIGWDMDEFPSDLYETTAVMWEVLDEGQIGPHGGLNFDSKPRRTSFTAEDLFRGHVVGMDTYAAGLLVAAQMHEDRFIEDLVGERYSSFDEGVGVSIENGDANLSTLEELALDVPQSELLAATHSDHLESVKGTINNYIVDTLGQA, encoded by the coding sequence ATGAGTGATCTGTGGAATGTTGACGCCATCCCATTTGTTGGCAAGGCATCAAAAGTTCAGGGATTAGGTTTCCGATACTACGAGCCAGAGCGGATCGTTGCTGGAAAACCAATGAAGGACTGGCTGCGTTTTGCGGTGGCATACTGGCATACGTTCGACCAGCGGTTGGTTGATCCCTTTGGTGACGGCACCGCCCAGCGTCCATACGACCGTTTCACAGATCCGATGGATCAGGCGCTCGCGAAGGTTGATTACACCTTCGAGTTCTACCGCAAGCTCAATGTGAAGTACTTCTGCTTCCATGATCGTGATCTGGCCCCAGAAGGGGACACTCTGCGCGAAACCAACGCAAAGCTCGATCGCGTGGTGGATCGGATTGCAGAGCTACAAGCAGAGACCGGTATTACGCCACTTTGGAATACCAGCAGCCTCTTTACCAACCCGCGGTTTGTTTCAGGTGCAGGCACATCACCGTATGCAAAGGTATTTACATACTCAGCTGGGCAGCTTAAACACAGCCTGGAGATTGCTAAGCGGCTCGGGTCAGAAAACTATGTGTTCTGGGGTGGACGTGAGGGCTATGAAAACCTGTGGAACACGGATCTTCGCCGCGAGCAGGAGCACATGGCACGCCTGTTGCAGATGTCCGTGGACTATGCAAAGGAAATCGGACTGGATGCGCAGTTCTTGATCGAGCCCAAGCCAAAGGAGCCAACCACACATCAGTACGACTTCGATGCGGCCACCACGATTGCCTTCCTCAAGACCCATGGACTAGATGACCACTTCAAGTTGAATCTTGAAGGCAACCATGCAAATCTTGCTGGTCACACCTACCAACACGAGATTCGTGTGGCACGCGTAGCGGGGATGCTCGGTTCACTCGATGCAAACCAAGGCGACAAACTCATTGGTTGGGACATGGATGAGTTCCCGTCAGACCTGTACGAGACCACTGCTGTGATGTGGGAAGTTCTTGACGAGGGGCAAATAGGCCCTCATGGAGGGTTGAACTTCGACTCCAAGCCTCGCAGGACATCCTTCACTGCGGAAGATCTGTTCCGCGGGCACGTGGTGGGCATGGACACTTATGCAGCTGGCTTGCTAGTGGCTGCCCAGATGCATGAAGATCGCTTTATTGAGGATCTCGTTGGTGAGCGGTACAGTTCCTTCGATGAAGGTGTTGGTGTGAGTATCGAAAATGGTGATGCGAACCTGAGCACACTGGAAGAACTGGCATTGGATGTTCCACAGTCTGAACTCCTTGCTGCAACGCACTCCGACCATTTGGAATCGGTCAAGGGGACAATTAACAACTACATCGTCGATACACTCGGTCAAGCGTAA
- a CDS encoding substrate-binding domain-containing protein, whose translation MLSLPDDEHPTAFFAGSDWSAMGVLAGVREKVLRFPEDISVVGFDDTALAKSSAPRLTSIHQPLRDMGSAAIRTLADRRAA comes from the coding sequence TTGCTCAGTCTCCCCGACGATGAACACCCAACGGCCTTCTTCGCCGGCTCGGATTGGTCCGCAATGGGCGTTCTAGCAGGTGTCCGTGAGAAGGTGCTTCGTTTCCCAGAGGACATATCGGTTGTGGGTTTTGACGACACCGCTCTGGCTAAATCATCTGCTCCACGACTCACCTCCATTCATCAGCCGCTGAGAGACATGGGGTCGGCCGCAATTAGGACTCTTGCCGACCGTCGCGCGGCATAA
- a CDS encoding ROK family transcriptional regulator, which translates to MKKFVDSRTTRPVVPVTNRVAVNHSAIRESNLALVAGVLFSDGSGLTRADLAQRTGLTRATISRLVKDLISLDMVVEGPASDSQGAGRPGTPLFPASRTMVGIGLEVNADKVSGVAIDLTGATVDSFAIEIDLVGSDPEPVMALLHSHTEALVERLEGAGIRDIVGVYVGVPGIVDAATNRVVFAPNLGWRDLFPAAYLQDIFGPDTLIHVDNDANLQGVAAASHQDQTERWPSSFIYLTGDVGIGGCIVTDNISMAGLHGWAGEVGHLTIEPDGPACHCGSAGCLERYAGRQAILANAGLPTTATTSDLVKRIESNDPQVIEAIRVAGWALGIAISNVVNLIDMTHVVLGTSLGAVLPWMRPVIERELDRRIVGRTSNDIRLLAAPVEAYPTAKGGALKALQTVLEMHA; encoded by the coding sequence ATGAAGAAGTTCGTAGATTCAAGAACAACAAGGCCAGTGGTGCCAGTGACGAATCGCGTCGCGGTCAATCATTCGGCCATCCGTGAATCAAACCTTGCCTTAGTGGCGGGGGTGTTGTTCTCTGACGGTAGTGGGCTCACGCGTGCCGATCTGGCGCAACGCACAGGGTTAACTCGGGCCACAATATCGCGGCTCGTGAAGGATCTCATCTCGCTGGATATGGTGGTTGAAGGGCCGGCTTCGGACAGTCAGGGTGCTGGGCGTCCGGGCACGCCCTTGTTCCCCGCCTCTCGAACCATGGTTGGGATCGGTTTGGAAGTGAACGCGGATAAGGTTTCCGGTGTGGCAATTGATCTCACGGGTGCAACTGTTGATTCATTTGCTATCGAAATCGACCTTGTTGGATCAGATCCAGAGCCGGTCATGGCGCTGTTGCATAGCCACACTGAAGCATTGGTTGAACGTCTCGAAGGGGCAGGTATTCGCGACATCGTCGGTGTGTATGTGGGTGTTCCGGGGATTGTCGACGCTGCAACCAATCGTGTGGTGTTTGCACCGAACCTTGGTTGGCGAGATTTGTTCCCGGCTGCATATCTTCAGGATATCTTTGGCCCGGATACTCTGATTCACGTAGACAACGATGCGAATCTTCAAGGGGTTGCTGCGGCCTCGCACCAAGACCAAACTGAGCGGTGGCCGAGCTCTTTCATCTATCTGACAGGAGATGTGGGTATAGGCGGATGCATCGTCACCGATAATATTTCAATGGCGGGATTACATGGTTGGGCTGGCGAGGTTGGACACCTGACCATTGAACCCGACGGTCCGGCATGTCATTGCGGCTCGGCTGGCTGCCTAGAGCGTTATGCCGGGCGCCAGGCGATTTTGGCAAACGCAGGGCTTCCCACTACAGCTACCACCAGTGATCTTGTGAAACGGATCGAATCCAACGATCCGCAAGTCATCGAAGCGATTCGAGTTGCTGGTTGGGCGCTTGGCATTGCGATTTCGAACGTTGTCAATCTCATTGATATGACTCATGTTGTCTTGGGTACCTCACTGGGGGCAGTTCTGCCTTGGATGCGTCCGGTCATTGAGAGAGAGTTGGATCGGCGGATCGTTGGGCGGACGAGCAACGACATCAGGCTCCTGGCGGCGCCGGTTGAGGCGTATCCAACCGCAAAGGGCGGAGCGCTGAAGGCGTTGCAAACTGTTCTGGAGATGCATGCCTGA